The Candidatus Promineifilum breve genome includes the window CCAAGAAGCGTCACAGATGGGCGGGGATCGGCTATGTATTCACCATCGGCGCGGGGGTGGTTGGCGTCGATCTTGATGACTGTTTTACAGATGACGGCCACCTGAATGACACGGCGCGTCAGATTGTCCAGATGTTAAACTCCTATACCGAGCGGTCGCCATCCGGGAATGGCCTTCACATTCTGGCTTGCGGCGCGATTCCCCATAGCGTTAAACCTCCCGGCGGCGGCTTTGAGATGTATAACGAACTCCGCTATTTCACCGTCACCGGCCGGCAGTTCGGCGCGGCGGCCGTCGAGCAGGGATTCGTATCCGGTGACATTGAAGACCGGAACGACGAACTAAATGCCCTGTTCGTTGTCTTTGGCGGCGACACGGAACCGACCGCGCCGCAACCTCGACCGGCTATTGAGCGCGGCAACCTGACGACAAGCGAAGCCGAGGTAGCGCGGGCGCTGGCCGTCATTCCCCCAAACGGCGACTATAATACGGATTGGCTACCTATCCTTATGGCGGTGCATGACGCCTTTCCCGATGAACGCGGCATATCTCTAATTGAATCCTGGTCACCGGGCTATACAGGAGAGGTCGCCCGTAAATGGCGGAGCTTCGAAACGACCGAGCGGGCGGGCCGGATCACCATCGCGTCGCTATTTCACCGGGCTAAACAATACGGATATGAGCCGATACGCCGAATAGCCACGTCTAGTGCTAGACGTGGCTCAGATATAACCGATGCGCTGGCACAACGGAGGCGCGTCAATGAACACGGCTTATGATGAACCGCCCACCGTGCAACGATGGGTCTTCCGCACATTGGTCGAGGCGCGTGTACCGCGCGCACCTACGGAATACATCGTTGATAAATATCTGGCAACCCATACGCTAAACGTTCTGTATGGAGCGCCGGGGTCTCTTAAATCGATGATAGCCCTCAGTCTGGGCTTGTGCGTCGCCGGTGGTTTGCCGTGGCTGCGTGGCCTGTTCGGTGGTGATCAGGGAGCGACCGTCATTCAATCACCTGTCATCTGGATCGACCTTGACAACGGCCAGCGCCGGACGGATGAGCGCGTAGATGCCATGTCTAAAGCGATGCACTTACCGGACGATGCGCCGTTCTACTACCTATCAATGCCTACGCCCTCGCTACGGGCCACTGATGTAGAAAGTATGGGTTTGTTACATGACGAG containing:
- a CDS encoding PriCT-2 domain-containing protein — translated: MQTIAQLKLRPAWVGYNTQKVPLDPHTGRAAATNNPDTWGTAAQAWAAKKRHRWAGIGYVFTIGAGVVGVDLDDCFTDDGHLNDTARQIVQMLNSYTERSPSGNGLHILACGAIPHSVKPPGGGFEMYNELRYFTVTGRQFGAAAVEQGFVSGDIEDRNDELNALFVVFGGDTEPTAPQPRPAIERGNLTTSEAEVARALAVIPPNGDYNTDWLPILMAVHDAFPDERGISLIESWSPGYTGEVARKWRSFETTERAGRITIASLFHRAKQYGYEPIRRIATSSARRGSDITDALAQRRRVNEHGL